One genomic region from Nostoc sphaeroides encodes:
- a CDS encoding DEAD/DEAH box helicase has protein sequence MSDTFSRLAPFIQEYIYHHQWTELRPVQIAACQVIFDTEAHLLVTAATAAGKTEAAFLPVLTLLHANPAATVGVLYISPIKALINDQFERLNDLLKEANIPVWHWHGDVSQTRKNNLLKNPQGILQITPESLESLLINKNNDLLRLFGDLRFVIIDEIHAFMGSERGCQIICQLQRLAKLTQKQPRRIGLSATLGDYSIAEDWLRSGTDKPVITPEPDGIKRQLKLAVEHFYITDEVDESEATAYEQYIFNLSKSRKCLIFANNRTQTESVIASLRQIAAEQRLPDIYHVHHGSISASLRQAAENAMREPKNPAVTAATLTLELGIDIGHLERVIQLESPLSVASFLQRLGRSGRRGEAADMRLICAEEKPLLEASLPEQIPWQLLQSIAIIQLYLEEQWIEPIRPIKYPLSLLYHQTMSILTAAGEISPNALAKQIFSLPPFAAILKEDFQLLLRYLIDIGHIQHTEQGKLILGLAGEKIVRKFQFYAVFAEQQEYIVKQGATQIGSIVTPPAVGNQFALAGRTWEVVEVDFKKKAIFVKQAEGKASIYWRGSGGTIHTKVLQRMQQVLLENVEYSYLQKNALQRLRKVRQLVQQVGLDKQNILQLEKGKCCIFPWMGTVAYRTLERLLNSYCRESLEITSIGGVNPYYLTIKLGKDKFKYLYDEIASLCEQRITSEDLLSSSEAPEIQKYDQFIPHSLLRKAFASDALDMRELKQQVALWR, from the coding sequence ATGAGCGATACCTTTAGCCGACTTGCACCCTTCATCCAAGAATATATTTATCATCACCAGTGGACTGAATTACGACCAGTTCAAATTGCCGCTTGTCAAGTTATCTTTGACACTGAGGCTCACTTGCTAGTTACTGCTGCAACTGCTGCGGGTAAAACAGAAGCAGCATTTCTACCAGTTTTGACTCTGTTACATGCCAACCCTGCTGCAACTGTAGGGGTATTATATATTAGTCCAATCAAAGCTTTAATTAACGATCAATTTGAGCGTCTCAACGACTTACTCAAAGAAGCAAATATTCCCGTTTGGCACTGGCACGGTGATGTTTCTCAAACTCGAAAAAATAACCTTTTAAAGAATCCTCAAGGCATTTTACAAATTACACCAGAATCTCTAGAAAGTTTATTAATCAACAAAAATAACGACCTACTTCGCTTATTTGGTGATTTAAGATTTGTCATCATTGATGAAATTCACGCTTTTATGGGTTCAGAACGCGGTTGTCAAATTATTTGCCAATTACAACGTTTAGCAAAGTTGACGCAAAAACAACCGCGCCGTATTGGTTTATCGGCAACTCTTGGTGATTACTCAATAGCGGAAGATTGGTTGCGTTCGGGAACAGATAAACCAGTGATTACACCGGAACCTGACGGGATAAAACGCCAACTAAAATTAGCTGTAGAACATTTTTATATTACTGATGAAGTAGATGAATCAGAGGCAACAGCTTATGAACAATATATTTTCAACCTCAGCAAATCTCGCAAATGCCTGATATTTGCTAATAATCGCACGCAAACTGAATCTGTAATCGCATCTTTGCGACAAATTGCCGCAGAACAAAGGCTACCAGATATATATCATGTGCATCATGGAAGTATCTCTGCTAGTTTGCGGCAAGCAGCTGAAAATGCGATGCGTGAACCCAAAAATCCAGCAGTTACCGCCGCCACTCTGACTTTAGAATTAGGCATAGATATCGGTCATTTAGAGCGAGTTATTCAGTTAGAATCACCCTTGTCTGTAGCTAGCTTTTTACAGCGTTTAGGACGTAGTGGTAGAAGAGGTGAAGCTGCCGATATGCGCTTAATTTGCGCTGAAGAAAAACCATTATTAGAAGCTTCTCTACCAGAGCAAATACCCTGGCAACTTTTGCAGTCTATTGCTATTATTCAACTTTATTTAGAGGAACAATGGATTGAACCAATCAGACCGATTAAATATCCTTTGAGTTTGCTTTATCACCAAACAATGAGTATTTTAACAGCAGCAGGGGAAATTTCACCTAATGCCTTAGCTAAACAAATTTTTAGCTTACCGCCCTTTGCTGCTATTTTAAAAGAAGATTTTCAATTATTACTACGTTATTTAATTGATATTGGTCATATTCAGCATACTGAACAAGGTAAATTAATCCTGGGTTTGGCAGGAGAAAAGATTGTGAGAAAATTCCAGTTTTATGCTGTCTTTGCTGAACAGCAAGAATATATTGTTAAGCAAGGTGCAACGCAAATTGGCAGTATTGTCACGCCGCCTGCTGTTGGAAATCAATTTGCTTTAGCTGGGAGAACTTGGGAAGTTGTAGAAGTTGACTTTAAAAAGAAGGCTATTTTTGTTAAACAAGCCGAGGGTAAAGCTAGTATTTATTGGCGTGGTAGTGGTGGCACTATTCATACCAAGGTTTTGCAACGAATGCAACAGGTTCTATTGGAAAATGTCGAGTACAGCTATTTGCAAAAAAATGCTTTGCAACGTTTACGTAAAGTTCGCCAATTAGTGCAGCAAGTTGGATTAGATAAACAAAATATTTTGCAATTAGAAAAAGGTAAATGCTGCATCTTTCCCTGGATGGGTACGGTTGCTTATCGCACTTTAGAAAGATTACTCAACTCCTACTGTCGAGAATCATTGGAAATTACAAGTATTGGCGGAGTAAATCCTTATTATTTAACAATTAAATTAGGCAAGGATAAATTTAAATATCTGTATGATGAAATTGCTTCCTTGTGTGAGCAAAGAATTACCTCAGAAGATTTACTCAGTAGTTCAGAAGCACCAGAAATTCAAAAATATGACCAATTTATTCCTCATTCACTTTTACGAAAAGCTTTTGCTAGCGATGCTTTAGATATGAGAGAACTTAAACAACAAGTGGCACTTTGGAGATAA
- a CDS encoding DoxX family protein: MNKYKEILRVILAISIIVVGVTHFVIPEPYVKIMPPQLPYPLELVYLSGFYEILGGIGLLVPPVSQAAAWGLIALFIAVFPANINMAVNHIQLEHIPDSPWVQVVRLPFQAVLIAWAWWYTKSYDGEKQASIIPKSLIPKELELK; encoded by the coding sequence ATGAATAAGTATAAGGAAATATTACGTGTCATCCTTGCTATATCCATCATTGTGGTTGGAGTGACACACTTTGTTATTCCAGAACCGTATGTCAAAATTATGCCACCGCAACTACCTTACCCTTTAGAATTAGTTTATCTCAGTGGATTTTATGAAATTTTGGGTGGTATTGGGTTATTAGTCCCGCCTGTAAGTCAAGCTGCTGCTTGGGGACTTATTGCTCTTTTTATTGCGGTTTTCCCTGCCAATATCAACATGGCGGTTAATCATATTCAGCTAGAACATATACCAGATTCACCTTGGGTACAGGTAGTCAGGCTTCCCTTTCAAGCAGTTTTAATTGCTTGGGCTTGGTGGTACACCAAATCTTATGATGGGGAAAAACAAGCTTCTATTATTCCCAAGTCGCTGATTCCCAAAGAATTAGAATTGAAATGA
- a CDS encoding DUF2808 domain-containing protein → MRVASLFGITLSLAISIGGVAVRVTQAVQLRDGIVYFVQPPKLLNATTTYKEVNVWGGTYYFTINVPENAGESLQKVTIAQKEGAENIDYKLKDTRAFVGTSDRKESRLTLGAVTAERDTQTVTVNFNPPVTPGQTITIALRPVSNPSFSGVYLLGVTAFPVGEKSHGQFLGFGRFQFYSNRSSWWFP, encoded by the coding sequence ATGCGCGTTGCAAGTTTGTTTGGAATAACACTCTCGTTAGCAATAAGCATTGGAGGAGTTGCTGTTCGGGTGACTCAAGCGGTGCAGCTTAGAGATGGCATAGTCTACTTTGTCCAACCGCCGAAACTTCTTAACGCGACGACTACTTACAAAGAAGTGAATGTTTGGGGCGGGACTTATTATTTTACTATTAATGTGCCGGAGAATGCTGGAGAATCCCTTCAGAAGGTAACGATCGCACAGAAGGAGGGAGCAGAAAACATCGACTACAAGCTTAAGGATACCCGCGCATTTGTCGGAACGAGCGATCGCAAAGAATCTCGGCTAACACTAGGTGCAGTCACAGCAGAACGCGATACACAAACTGTTACTGTGAACTTTAATCCGCCTGTGACTCCGGGACAGACAATTACAATCGCCCTTCGCCCTGTGAGTAATCCTAGCTTTTCTGGTGTCTACTTATTGGGTGTGACAGCCTTTCCGGTGGGTGAGAAATCCCACGGACAATTTCTCGGCTTTGGACGGTTTCAGTTTTACAGCAATAGAAGCAGCTGGTGGTTTCCATAA
- a CDS encoding DUF3368 domain-containing protein, protein MKIVFNSSPLIFLSRLEFLDIFLDSSDEFYLPNFVAEEISAKSDAPSQQIKALIDADKMLVKEIKLLSLANRLNMRLGRGESEAIALGTELQTDYIILDDFAARKEATRLGLNVKGTLAVIKKLQVDGKITISSTDQLYQDILAMNFRVKRSLFDTIFSD, encoded by the coding sequence GTGAAGATTGTTTTTAACTCTTCTCCATTAATCTTTTTATCGCGTCTTGAATTTCTCGATATTTTTCTAGATTCTTCCGATGAGTTTTATTTACCAAATTTTGTTGCAGAAGAAATCAGTGCTAAATCTGATGCACCTAGTCAGCAGATAAAAGCTTTAATTGATGCCGATAAAATGTTAGTCAAAGAAATTAAATTACTTTCCTTAGCCAATCGTTTAAATATGCGACTAGGGAGAGGAGAATCAGAAGCTATTGCTTTAGGCACTGAATTACAAACAGATTACATAATTTTAGATGACTTCGCAGCCAGAAAAGAAGCAACTCGATTGGGATTAAATGTTAAGGGAACCTTAGCAGTCATCAAGAAACTTCAGGTAGATGGCAAAATCACCATCAGTAGCACAGACCAATTGTATCAAGACATCCTAGCAATGAATTTCAGAGTCAAGCGATCGCTCTTTGATACTATTTTTTCAGATTAG
- a CDS encoding caspase family protein: MSRDALVVGINTYDRLKSLNAPAADGEAIAPNKDEPCI; the protein is encoded by the coding sequence ATGAGTCGAGACGCTTTGGTGGTGGGAATTAATACGTATGACCGCTTAAAGAGTCTCAACGCACCAGCTGCCGATGGTGAAGCGATCGCACCAAACAAAGACGAACCCTGCATCTAG
- a CDS encoding CU044_2847 family protein, whose protein sequence is MTQLTPIQLEDGTIIYIEATDKGLPSKKIFHCYCSLLTVDGSRVFSQQPTVNSQRLECGIIYFLEFPNVDAPPVITEVSPEGEEEALIDKGWDADAAQKQIVQNFQAIEGTIRAYTVYSLNAFKKIPVANIDKVTLEFGIKVGGEAGIPYVTKGTAESNLKITVECSFPDQPEKKTQQS, encoded by the coding sequence ATGACTCAACTCACACCTATTCAGTTAGAAGATGGCACGATTATTTACATTGAAGCCACAGATAAGGGACTTCCAAGTAAAAAAATATTCCATTGCTATTGTTCACTGTTGACCGTTGACGGTTCACGAGTTTTCAGTCAACAGCCAACAGTCAACAGTCAACGACTTGAATGTGGAATAATTTATTTTTTGGAGTTCCCTAATGTAGATGCACCACCAGTCATTACCGAAGTTTCTCCAGAGGGAGAGGAAGAAGCACTAATCGATAAGGGATGGGATGCTGATGCTGCACAAAAGCAAATAGTGCAAAATTTCCAAGCAATTGAAGGTACAATTCGGGCTTACACTGTTTATTCACTCAATGCTTTTAAGAAAATCCCTGTTGCTAATATTGATAAAGTCACTCTTGAATTTGGCATCAAAGTTGGCGGTGAAGCAGGTATACCTTACGTGACTAAAGGGACGGCTGAAAGTAATCTGAAGATAACGGTAGAGTGTTCATTTCCTGACCAACCGGAAAAGAAAACTCAGCAATCATGA
- a CDS encoding TIGR04283 family arsenosugar biosynthesis glycosyltransferase yields the protein MSESIGAAKISIIIPAINEAGNIKKAIATTQANLNIEVIVVDGGSSDDTVAIAQSLNVKVISSSPGRAMQMNAGAVAATGEILLFLHADTRLPTGFDEMICTALQQPGTVAGAFKLRIDASLLSLRWVEWGVNLRSHFYQMPYGDQAIFLTKAVFQQIGNFPELPIMEDFELMRRLKAKGRIAIISTPVVTSARRWLQKGVFKTTLLNQIVIIAYLLGVSPKQIRRWYRREKFKKI from the coding sequence ATGAGTGAGAGTATTGGCGCTGCTAAAATTTCGATTATTATTCCGGCTATTAATGAAGCGGGTAATATTAAAAAAGCCATTGCTACTACTCAAGCCAATCTAAATATAGAAGTCATTGTAGTCGATGGTGGCTCTAGTGATGATACTGTAGCGATCGCTCAGTCTTTAAATGTCAAAGTTATCTCATCGTCTCCCGGTCGTGCTATGCAAATGAACGCGGGTGCTGTAGCTGCTACTGGCGAGATTTTGCTGTTTCTCCATGCAGATACCCGTTTACCTACTGGGTTTGATGAGATGATTTGCACAGCCCTACAACAGCCTGGGACTGTGGCTGGTGCGTTTAAATTGCGGATTGATGCGTCACTTTTAAGTTTACGATGGGTGGAGTGGGGTGTAAATTTGCGATCGCATTTTTACCAAATGCCTTATGGCGACCAAGCAATTTTTTTAACAAAAGCAGTATTTCAACAAATTGGCAATTTTCCTGAATTGCCCATCATGGAAGACTTTGAACTCATGCGCCGTCTAAAAGCGAAGGGACGTATTGCAATTATCTCCACACCAGTTGTTACCTCAGCCCGTAGATGGTTGCAAAAGGGAGTGTTTAAAACTACACTACTCAATCAAATAGTAATTATTGCTTATTTACTTGGCGTTTCACCTAAACAAATTCGTCGCTGGTATCGGCGAGAAAAATTTAAGAAGATTTAA
- a CDS encoding TVP38/TMEM64 family protein, translating into MKKHLLNSKLKLLVLSCLVVTLIIAAKQFNFQGLLHTLIIWVESLGIFGPIAYIVIYNLATLLFIPGSLLTLKGGCLFGVFWGSIYVLIAAIIGATLAFVIGRYLSQNWVCQQMDKHPKFKAIDLAVAKEGWKIVLLTRLSPIFPFNLLNYAFGVTQVSLKDYILGSFGILPGTVMYVYIGSLAGNIAMINTYNQPIAPETQIWQWIMQGVGLIATVAVTIYITKIAQKALAQSVAIAEISHLEKPDSSLE; encoded by the coding sequence ATGAAGAAGCACTTATTAAATTCCAAACTCAAACTACTAGTGTTAAGTTGCTTGGTTGTGACTCTTATAATTGCAGCTAAACAGTTCAACTTTCAGGGACTTTTACACACCTTAATTATTTGGGTTGAGAGTCTTGGCATCTTCGGGCCTATTGCCTACATAGTCATCTACAACTTAGCTACATTATTGTTTATACCAGGTTCCCTATTAACTCTCAAAGGTGGTTGTTTATTTGGAGTATTTTGGGGATCAATATATGTACTAATTGCTGCCATAATCGGAGCTACCTTAGCTTTTGTGATTGGACGTTACCTCTCGCAAAATTGGGTTTGCCAACAAATGGACAAACATCCTAAATTTAAAGCAATTGATTTAGCAGTTGCGAAAGAAGGGTGGAAAATTGTCTTGCTAACTCGTCTATCTCCCATCTTTCCCTTCAATTTATTGAATTATGCTTTCGGAGTCACACAAGTTTCTCTCAAAGATTATATATTAGGTTCTTTTGGGATTCTTCCTGGCACTGTGATGTACGTTTATATTGGTTCTTTAGCTGGGAATATTGCCATGATTAACACATATAATCAACCAATTGCTCCAGAAACTCAAATCTGGCAATGGATAATGCAAGGAGTTGGATTAATTGCTACCGTTGCTGTGACCATTTATATTACAAAAATTGCTCAGAAAGCTTTAGCTCAAAGTGTGGCAATAGCAGAAATAAGTCATTTAGAGAAACCAGATTCATCGCTAGAGTAA
- a CDS encoding TVP38/TMEM64 family protein — protein sequence MRSFRLIGLILLVVSFDFLLNTEFALAQESVNTNSLNLQAILRDALQWIDSLGTVGAIAFIALYIIATVAFFPGSILTLGSGVIFGVVWGSLYVFIGATLGATAAFLVGRYLARDWVAGKIADNKKFAAIDQAVGREGLKIVLLTRLSPIFPFNLLNYGFGITGVSLKDYFIGSVGMIPGTVMYVYIGSLGGNLAMIGTETQPTNPTLQWAIRILGLIATVAVTVYVTRIARKALEEEL from the coding sequence ATGAGGAGTTTTAGATTGATTGGATTAATATTGTTAGTAGTTAGCTTTGATTTTTTGTTAAATACAGAGTTTGCTCTAGCACAAGAATCTGTAAATACCAATTCTTTGAATCTCCAAGCAATTTTACGGGACGCGTTGCAGTGGATTGATAGTCTTGGTACAGTGGGAGCGATCGCTTTTATTGCACTTTACATTATCGCTACCGTCGCTTTCTTCCCAGGTTCTATTCTCACATTAGGTTCTGGTGTTATCTTTGGCGTAGTTTGGGGTTCTTTGTACGTGTTCATTGGTGCAACCCTTGGCGCTACAGCTGCTTTCCTTGTGGGACGTTATTTAGCAAGGGACTGGGTTGCTGGTAAAATCGCAGATAACAAAAAATTTGCCGCCATTGACCAAGCGGTTGGTAGAGAAGGATTAAAAATTGTGCTGTTAACGCGACTATCCCCGATATTTCCTTTCAATTTATTAAACTATGGCTTTGGTATCACAGGAGTTTCACTTAAAGATTACTTCATCGGCTCTGTAGGCATGATTCCCGGAACTGTGATGTACGTTTATATTGGTTCCCTTGGAGGTAATCTTGCCATGATTGGTACTGAAACTCAACCTACCAACCCGACTTTACAATGGGCAATTCGGATTTTAGGTTTGATTGCTACAGTCGCCGTTACAGTTTATGTCACCCGGATTGCACGCAAAGCTTTAGAAGAAGAATTGTAA
- a CDS encoding mercuric reductase has translation MTNSDLERVTVRPMDEYNQKLVSYVHPPNWVNPQPADVYDLVVIGAGTAGLVVAAGAAGLDLGLKVAIIEKHLMGGDCLNVGCVPSKTIIRSARVVGEIWNAQNLGVNIPQHNIDVDFPKVMARMRRVRAGISHNDSAERFQNLGVDVFLGSGRFATKNTVEVGDKTLRFKKAVIATGARAAQLAIPGIEKAGYLTNETVFSLIQRPERLAVIGGGPIGCELAQAFRRLGSEVVLFHSGSHLLNKEDAEAAKILQKVLIKEGIRVVLNSKLEEVVTVTEGKRLYFSSNGHRDSVTVDEILVGAGRSPNVENLNLEAVGVEYDLQQGVKVNDYLQTTNPKIYAAGDICMNWKFTHAADAAARIVIKNTLFSPFGIGRSKLSSLVMPWVTYTDPEIAHVGLYEHEAQKLGIEVTTINIPFSSVDRAIADGEESGFLKIHHKKGSDEIIGATIVASHAGEMISEVTTAMVNKIGLSKLSSVIHPYPTQAEAIKKAADAYRRTLLTSNTKKLLGFLTKLS, from the coding sequence ATGACCAATTCAGATTTAGAGAGAGTTACAGTTCGCCCAATGGATGAGTATAACCAAAAGTTGGTGTCTTACGTCCATCCGCCGAATTGGGTTAATCCTCAACCGGCAGATGTTTACGATTTGGTAGTAATTGGCGCTGGGACTGCGGGGTTAGTGGTGGCTGCGGGTGCGGCTGGTCTAGATTTGGGTTTAAAAGTGGCGATAATTGAAAAGCATCTCATGGGTGGAGATTGTTTAAATGTTGGTTGCGTACCATCTAAAACTATTATTCGCTCTGCTCGCGTTGTTGGCGAAATTTGGAATGCTCAAAACTTGGGTGTTAATATTCCCCAACATAATATTGATGTTGATTTTCCCAAAGTCATGGCAAGGATGCGACGGGTAAGGGCTGGTATCAGCCATAACGACTCGGCGGAACGGTTTCAAAACTTGGGTGTTGATGTCTTTTTGGGTAGCGGTCGATTTGCAACTAAAAATACCGTGGAAGTTGGCGACAAAACCCTCCGGTTTAAAAAAGCTGTAATTGCGACAGGCGCAAGAGCCGCACAATTGGCGATTCCGGGAATTGAAAAGGCGGGTTATCTAACTAATGAGACGGTTTTTTCCCTGATTCAACGACCGGAACGTTTAGCGGTAATTGGTGGCGGCCCCATTGGTTGCGAATTGGCGCAAGCTTTCCGCCGCTTAGGTTCTGAGGTGGTACTTTTCCATAGCGGTTCTCATCTTTTAAATAAAGAAGATGCTGAGGCGGCTAAAATTCTGCAAAAGGTTTTGATTAAGGAAGGAATTCGTGTCGTGTTGAATTCCAAATTAGAAGAAGTGGTAACTGTTACTGAGGGGAAACGGCTTTACTTTTCTTCCAATGGTCATCGAGATTCGGTGACAGTAGATGAAATTTTAGTGGGTGCGGGGCGATCGCCAAATGTAGAAAATCTAAATTTAGAAGCAGTGGGTGTAGAATATGACTTGCAGCAAGGCGTGAAGGTCAATGATTATCTCCAGACGACCAATCCCAAAATTTATGCAGCTGGCGATATCTGCATGAACTGGAAGTTTACCCATGCTGCTGATGCTGCGGCGCGAATTGTGATTAAAAATACGCTGTTTTCTCCCTTTGGCATCGGACGCTCGAAACTCAGTAGTCTGGTGATGCCTTGGGTAACTTATACTGATCCAGAAATTGCCCATGTAGGCTTGTACGAACACGAGGCGCAGAAATTAGGTATTGAGGTGACGACAATTAACATACCTTTTAGTAGTGTAGACCGAGCGATCGCAGATGGTGAAGAGTCAGGATTTCTCAAAATCCACCATAAAAAGGGGTCTGATGAAATTATCGGTGCAACTATTGTCGCTAGTCACGCGGGTGAGATGATTTCAGAAGTCACTACGGCAATGGTGAATAAAATCGGTTTGAGTAAATTAAGCAGTGTAATTCATCCTTATCCCACTCAAGCCGAAGCGATTAAAAAAGCTGCTGATGCTTATCGTCGAACCCTGCTGACATCAAATACCAAAAAATTGTTGGGATTTTTAACAAAGTTATCTTGA